The genomic segment AAAGAGGTGTTGGCGGGAATGCATGGACGTGGTGGCGGCAGCCCCGATCTGGCCCAGGGAGGGCTGGCGAGCGCCGATCAAGTGAATGCCGTAGTCGATGCTGCCGCAGAGAAGAGCGACGGGCTGCTACGTCGGAGCTGAGCCTGGCCTACCTCATCCGAGTGGCTTTGCCATCAGGTATTCCAAGTATGGTGAGGGCTCTGAAAAAAGATCAGAATAACAACAGTTCTTTCGGACACAATCCTCATGGAAATCGCGGCCTTGGCCGAGAAGGAGATACCTGATGCAACCTGTCACCGGAATCTTTTCGTCGCAGGATGATGCCCGGCGGTCCATCGCGAGTCTGCGCTCAACCGGCATTCCAACTGAAAAAATCATTTTGTTGACTCCGGGAGACTTGCAAACGGGGCCGGAGTCGGTGCCTACCGACGCCGCAGAGCAGCCCGGTATGGGGAAGGCGATCGGGGCGGTGATAGGCGCGGCTGGGGGGCTGTCCGCCGGAGGTTTGCTGGCGGCTGCCGTCATACCTGGGGTTGGGCCGGTTACGGCAGTTGGAGTGCTCGGCGCCGCGGTGCTCGCTGCTTCGGGCGCCACAGTCGGAGCGGCGACCGGAGGCGCACTAGAGAATTTCACCACGACGGGATTACCCGAGGACGAGTTATTTGTCTATGAAGACGCTCTTCGCAAAGGGCGTTCCGTGGTGATCGTTATTACGGAAGATGGACATGACGCCGCCCCCATTCGGGAATTGCTGGAGGTGGAGGGAGCGGAGGCCGTCGATGCGGCGCGACAGCAGTGGTGGATCGGCTTGCAAGGCGCGGAACGCGAGCATTACTCGGCATCCGGCAGAGACTTCCAAAACGACGAAAAGTTCTATCGTCTCGGCTTTGAAACTGCTTTGCATGCCAGGCACCGCTGCCAGGAATTCGATCAAGTCTCGGCAGAGATGGCCAACAGAGTGGAGGAAATGCAACGTCAGCACCCGGGCGCTGACGTGGCCGAAGCCTTTGCCCGCGGCTACGAGCGCGGCCGTGAGTATTACCAGAATCTGTGCGACGAATCCGAGGCCGCCTGATAAGACTCGACAAAAGCCACGCGGCCGGAATACTCATCCCCCAACCGCGATGAGCGAGCTCAGCGGTTCTGCCTGCGATTTCGATAGAGCCCTGTTCTGCAGACGATAAGCGGGGTTACACTTGTTTGCGGATGGACAAGCTGATCCTGATTTCGCTGTTGATCAAGCTGGGCGTGGCCGCCGCGGTGGGCAGTGCGCTGGTGCGATCGCGCGAATTCCAGAGGCTCCTCTTCCACGAAGACCGCACTTTCAGTCAGACCATATATCTGGCAATCTTCATGTCCGTGCCGTTTGCTTTGGGCGTGCTCGTTCGGGCGAGCACTCCTAATTTCCTCGCGGCGGATCTTTCATTCGAAGCGGCCGTACTCATGGGAGTTGTGGGTGGACCGCTTGCCGGTGCTCTGGGTGGATTGCTGTTGGCAATTCCAGCGGTCATGCATGCGGAGTGGCTCAGTCTGCCCTTCAACATCCTGGTAGGACTCACCATGGGGCTGCTGAGGACCGGGGCAACCGACCGGGATCTGATTTGGTCCTTCTCCCCGTTTGTTGACCTCAATATCTACCGTTGGATACGCAAACTTTTTCCCCGCCCCCGCTTGGACTGGCAGATCACGCTTTTTCTGGTGATCATTGCGCTGCGTCTTCTGGGCATCGAGTTGGCGAGATGGCGCCCGGGATTTCTTTTCACCCTCGACAGCCGGAATCTTTGGGTGCAAGTCGCGAATTTCGCGAGCACGATCTTTTGCATCGGCATCCCGCTCAAGATCTGGAACAACACCCGCATCGAGTTGAAGCTGGAAGAGCAGGAGCGATTGCTGCTGCAGGCACGCATGGAAGCGCTGCAGAGCCAGATCAATCCTCATTTTCTGTTTAATACTCTGAACTCTGTATCCTCCTTGGTCCGCTTCGATCCGGACACGGCCCGCGAACTGATCGTGAAGCTGGCCAACATCTTGCGCCGGCTTTTACGCAAAGCGGATGCATTTGTGCAACTGCGCGAGGAAATCGAATTCATCGACGACTACCTGGACATCGAGGTCGTTCGCTTTGGCCACGACAAGTTGCAGGTCATCAAGCAGCTCGATCCGGCCTCGCTCGATGCCCTGGTCCCCAGCATGGTGCTGCAGCCGCTGGTGGAAAATTCGATCAAGCACGGCTTGGGTCCGAAAATCGAAGGTGGATCGATTGTCATTCGAAGTGCGCTGCACGGCGGCACGCTGGTGATTCAGGTTCAGGACGATGGGGTGGGGATGAGCGATGGCTTCCTGGAACGTCCCACAGGATTTGGAGGCACCGGGATTGGCATGGCCAATGTTTCGGAGCGGCTGCGGGTCCTTTATGGCGACTCGGCGAAAATGGTGGTCAACAACAATCCTTCCGGCGGAACCCTGGTTGAGCTGATCATTCCGATTTTCGCCGGGGAAGAGGTCTCTCCCGCAGCCAATCCAGTTCAAGCAGCCCGATCCAGCACTCTGCGGTAAAACTCCTCGTATTGGGGAATGATTTTGCTGTGGCAGAAGCGGCTCATGGCTGCTGCTCTGGCCCGCTGTCCCGTCTGCCGTAGGCGCGGCTCATCACCGAGAATATCCACCGCCTGGCGTGCCATGGTCTCGACGTCCCCGACTTTGGCCAGAAAGCCAGTGCGCCCATCCTCGATCACTTCCGGGATTCCTCCCACTCCGGTCGCGACCGGCACGACCTCGCACGCCATTGCTTCCAGGGCTGCAAGCCCGAACGACTCCAGTTCGCTG from the Terriglobales bacterium genome contains:
- a CDS encoding histidine kinase, whose amino-acid sequence is MDKLILISLLIKLGVAAAVGSALVRSREFQRLLFHEDRTFSQTIYLAIFMSVPFALGVLVRASTPNFLAADLSFEAAVLMGVVGGPLAGALGGLLLAIPAVMHAEWLSLPFNILVGLTMGLLRTGATDRDLIWSFSPFVDLNIYRWIRKLFPRPRLDWQITLFLVIIALRLLGIELARWRPGFLFTLDSRNLWVQVANFASTIFCIGIPLKIWNNTRIELKLEEQERLLLQARMEALQSQINPHFLFNTLNSVSSLVRFDPDTARELIVKLANILRRLLRKADAFVQLREEIEFIDDYLDIEVVRFGHDKLQVIKQLDPASLDALVPSMVLQPLVENSIKHGLGPKIEGGSIVIRSALHGGTLVIQVQDDGVGMSDGFLERPTGFGGTGIGMANVSERLRVLYGDSAKMVVNNNPSGGTLVELIIPIFAGEEVSPAANPVQAARSSTLR